The DNA window TGATTACTCCTAATGGAAGGTTTAAGTGTAATACAAGGTAAGGATTTTCTTCTAACACTTAAGCAATTAACACTATTTTAGCAATATGTGTTATCTGTAATCCTttcaatagcaaaaataaaatacactgccTGTCTTCTCTCTTTGAAGGTTGTGTCTTTCAATCACTGATTTTCACCCTGATACATGGAATCCAGCTTGGTCAGTCTCAACGATCTTGACAGGCCTTCTTAGTTTTATGGTGGAAAAGGGCCCCACACTGGGCAGCATAGAGACCTCAGAGTTCACAGTAAGCTCTGAACTATGTTATATACCTTTTGTCAGCTCAAGGAACATTGAATGTGACCTCAAAGTTAGGACAAAGACCATCAGCCAGTGTTTAAATATCTCAGATGAATACGTCATTATCCACAGACAGAGGCAGTGGGCAGGTGAATCAAGTCAGTTTTAGGTAGTGTAGGGATAGGGAGGATTTCTTAGAAAACTTATAATCATTTCTAGTAAACCATATTGTTAGgactttctccttctttccctcccctcaAAGTGTCCGCTGAGTAGACACACCGGTTCAGAACACAAATCACATAAAAGCAACTTGTGTTCTCCACTCTTCTTTTTAGGAATGTCAGTATTGACAGATATGAAATTGTTGTAAAAGTTAGAAATTAGTTGGCTAGCAGTTTGCACCATTCTTGTGGGAAGTAACCAGTTGCTGAATTAGAGCATATTAACTTCATTTATATGCTACCGCTGATAATTCTTTTTGCCTTCACAGAAAAGACAGCTTGCTGCACAAAGCTTAGCATTTAATTTGAAAGATAAAGCCTTCTGTGAACTCTTCCCTGAAGTGGTGGAGGTAAGGGAATTCATCCATGCGATAATTCTCTTCTGTAGCTTTTCAACTTGTCTGTGTAGATCTGTAAGCTAATTGGTTAGGATTTTTccaagacatttttctttctgcccaAACAGAAGAGGCCTTTTTGGGCAGAGTCGCGAGTGCTTGATTTATATGTTATCCTTTGCAAAGTTATTCACAAAGtactctctctccttctccccttttGGGAAAGCCTTCTGGGAAaagaaagtgtgtttttttttttatctcaatTTCTTTACTTCTGAGTGAGGAAAAAATCTTGAACTGAAAGTTTTAGTTGCTTTTCCTTATAAATTACAGAACGCCAGAGAATGGTAAATGTTCTCTTTGCTACTGTCTTCCTAGTAACTCAATTATTTGGGGACTCTGAAGGTTTTTTTATGTGACAGTAACTAATACTTCTGTGGTGTTCCAAATACAAGCATATTTTTAACATGTAATACTTCTAGGatttgttttttcaatttttgaaTGTCATGCCTTCAAAACAAGGTGGACATGCAAGATTTTTGTTGCAAGAAattctcttttctgaaaaaaaacctcttggCAAATGCACAGGTGAACTAAAAACACCTTGGCCAAATGACTTAGTGTCAGTTACTGGAGTAGGTGACTTTGGAAGAAGTTGAGGAGACTGTGcaagtgtgtatatgtgtatatgtgtatatgtgtatatataatgcaGATAATTTAAAGACCTACAGTATAAAAAATATACTGTAATCCTTTTCCTAAAGTTACATAACAATGTGTTgtaagatctgttcaaaacacGCAAAAGCTTCACCACGTTCACGTCTAGGtattccttcttttttctctctcctccttcccccccccccccctttttttcttctcaggaaattaaacagaaacagaaagcacAAGAAGACCTCAGTAACAGACCTCCATCCCTTCCTTTACCAGATGTTGTCCCGGATGGGGAAGCACACTATGGTCAAAATGGAATACCCCTTCTTAATGGGCATGTACAGCTGGCACCTGCCAATCATCCAGGTCTCCAACAAGCCAATCGTAACCATGGACTCTTAGGAGGAGCTTTGGCGAACTTGTTTGTTATAGTTGGTTTTGCAGCCTTTGCCTACACAGTCAAGTATGTACTGAGAAGCATAGCACAAGAATGAGGAGTATAACAGAAATTCAAGACCAAAATAGTGATAGTTGCAGAATGAGTGGGACTCTTTAGGCATCTGACTTTGGTACTGGGATAAATATTTGTACTACCAAGTTGCAGGTAAAACATTGGTTGGCTCATGGGTTAAGTTTGGGAAATGAAGTAGCCTCAGTTAGTCAGAAAACTAAAAGATGTTCTGCTCACAGATTCTGTTGTCCTCACTACTGTTCAGTAGTGGCTCACAAACAAGTCAAAGCATTATTGATGAGAAGCTAGCATTACTAATGCTTTGATTTTTATAGCATTTCTCCATTCTGTtgtttgaaatttgaaaatattaagcAAATAAGGCTTTTTACTAGAttgaacaatttttaaaatttcgcACTTGATGCATATTGTATTTTAGTTTCATTAGCTAAGAGTCTGTACAGGGTTTGAAATGAGTAAAGGCGAGACTCAGTAAGGGTCTGGTTAATGTGAGCATTGATGCTACAGAAGATAGCTGGTTTCTTTTATAAAATAGAATGAACATCATTGCATATCTAGTCAGTAGTGATTAGATCAGTGGGAAAGTAACACCACGTGTGTTAAATGTGTTGTCTGAATTGTCACAACATAACTTAAGGTCTTATTTGGGCTACAAGAAGTGCAGTTGCTGGCCTTTAGGAAACAATTAGCCAGAAAAACTATTTGAATCAGTCTTAGTGGGGATACTGATATTGAATATTGTTTTGAATTTGTTCACTTAGTTACAAATTTCCATTTTGGGAAatgttatattttaaaactgtaatattttattttgatcaCAAGGTGccactgtttaaaaataataaatctgcACAGAACAAGGAAAAGTTAATTATGTGTTCAGAAGTGTCTCTGGGTTTCTTGGgcttttgtaaatgaaaaaacAGTAACCCTTGTGGAGCTAAAAGGATAAAGGAGGCTGAATACTGAACCAGATTCTTCAAAGTCAGCTGAATTCATCTGAAGTGCCACTAGCTGAAGTGAACTGCTTAGAATTAGTATTGCTTACTTTGCTTGACAATTTGGGtaaactactaaaaaaaaaaaaaaaaaaaaaaaaaaaaaaaaaaaaaagagagagagaacctaAGCCTTTCTATTTTACCTGAGTTCCCAGAAGCTTTTGGCTTCTAAAAAAAGCTCCTCTCTGTTCCCCTTCAGATGATGGATGACTGAAATATCAGTGTTTGTTCCTGAGGTTACATGATTGTGGATAAACACTAAAACTCCTAGTGTAGTTTGAGAGTCTGAAGTTACTTTTTCACCTCagtttccttcccccccccttaGTTTTATCCAAATGCTTTGACTTATCAGAGGCAAGCTTACTGTGCCTTTCGTAATTAACAGTGATGTCTAGTCATCTGGGGAAGAAAGCACTCACTGTTAATGATCTAACAAACTGTAAAAGGTGATAGCAGGGTAAAAAGCTCTGCATTTAACTGCATATTCTTTGTTTAAATGTTGTGAAGAGCCCAATAAATATTACCTCATGTATTTAAGAAATTTTttgaagctgttttatttttccctttcagatttGTTTGATTGCTCTGCTTCTCCTTGGTATCTTGaattgtacaggaaaaaaaactatgGTAAACCCATGAGCCATGTAGCTTAGAGCATCAATAAATAAATGTTGTTACCAATTCTCTGCAATAGGTAGTAATTATCAAAACTAGTGAAACAGCTTCCATACTGAAGAAATCTTAAAGCAGATCTTACTGAGgtaaggaagggaaggaggaaatggGATGCATGTAGGCAGAATGTGGAAAAGGCtggattttaaaatgtatttataaatccTGATTTTTGATTTTCGTGGGTTTGATCCAATCTTATTTATAATTGTTCTTTAATTTGCCTCTCGTATATGCTTAATCAGCTCTCCTAAGAGAAGCACCAGTTGTATTTGTGTCCAAAAACAGTTATGTTCTGTCAGTCTGGGGATGTGTGGGAGGGAAAGGGGATTGTCATGTCTCTCCTGGAGTGATAGGATATTCAAGATGTCTTGTaagacaaatatatatataatttttttcttcttcaaagcatACAAGCCTGTAGCTAGGGCTACTATGCCTTATAGAGCTTAATATTATTCAAACATGTTTGTGTCCTCACAATGCCTTTTTCTATCATTGCCTACACACAGAGGTTTATAAATGGTTATCTATGCTTGTCTTCTCATAGAAGTTTTTACCcacataaaggaagaaaaaggcaaggagacCTTGGGCATGGTGTGTTCACATCTTTTGTGAAATGTAACTAACCAAGGTAAAAGAACTAGTAAAATCAGGAGATGCTGATTTCTTATAAAAAGCGTTTTATTATGTGACAAGAAGTTGGCCTCAAGCTACCCTTAAGCATCTGAAGGTGGGTCTCTTGCTTGTAGCAAGTACCACAATTAGAAACAAAAACCTGCACTGATTAAA is part of the Dromaius novaehollandiae isolate bDroNov1 chromosome 24, bDroNov1.hap1, whole genome shotgun sequence genome and encodes:
- the UBE2J2 gene encoding ubiquitin-conjugating enzyme E2 J2, whose protein sequence is MSNNSNKRAPTTATQRLKQDYLRIKKDPVPYICAEPLPSNILEWHYVVRGPEMTPYEGGYYHGKLIFPREFPFKPPSIYMITPNGRFKCNTRLCLSITDFHPDTWNPAWSVSTILTGLLSFMVEKGPTLGSIETSEFTKRQLAAQSLAFNLKDKAFCELFPEVVEEIKQKQKAQEDLSNRPPSLPLPDVVPDGEAHYGQNGIPLLNGHVQLAPANHPGLQQANRNHGLLGGALANLFVIVGFAAFAYTVKYVLRSIAQE